TCGCGGTCCACTGTCTTTTCATAATGCCCCGCAAGCAATGATGACGAGATGAGTTGCTGTCGCTCGGGCGGCGTTAGTGCGCCAATGCGGCTATGCGGCGGTATTACGTAGCCGCGTTCCACCATCGTTGGCGCCCCCTTTTCATCCAGCGTAGAGATCAGGGCCTCACCGATTTCGAGTTCGGTGATGACCTTCTCTGTGTCCAGTTTTGGATTAGCGCGAAAGGTCTGTGCCGCGGCCTTAACTGCCTTCTGATCGACAGGAGTGAACGCTCGCAATGCATGCTGCACGCGATTGCCCAATTGGCCGAGCACTTTGTCGGGTACGTCGAGCGGATTCTGAGTAATGAAGAACACGCCGACACCCTTCGAACGAATCAACCTCACCACTTGTTCGATCTTGTCCAGTAAGACATCCGGTGCATCATCGAAGAGCAAATGCGCCTCATCAAAAAAGAAGGCGAGCTTCGGCTTTTCAAGATCGCCCACTTCCGGCAACTGTTCGTGAAGCTCCGACAGCAACCAGAGCAAGGTCGTCGCATACATTTTCGGAGAGAGGATGAGCTTATCCGCAGCCAGCACATTCACTACTCCGGCCCCGTTGGCGCCGGTCTGCATCAGATCCGACAGATCGAGAGCGGGTTCACCGAAGAAATGATCCCCGCCTTGCTGCTCAAGAGTCAGCAGAGAGCGCTGAATCGCACCCACACTCGCTGCCGAGACGTTTCCATATTGTGTCTGAAGCTCTTTGCTGTGCTCACTGGTGTACTGCAGCAGCGCACGCAGGTCCTTCAAATCAAGCAGAAGCCATCCATTCGTGTCGGCAACTTCGAACACAATGCTCAAAACGCCGCCCTGCGTTTCATTCAGATTAAGCAAGCGGCCGAGCAGCAATGGCCCCATTTCGGAAACCGTAGTCCGCACCGGATGACCCTGCTCTCCATAGACGTCCCATAGAGTGGCCGGGCAGGCTGCGAAATCAAAATGGGCCATGCCGAGTCTTTGCAGTCGCTGCGCAACTTTCGGAGTGTCGACTCCGTCAGCCGCGATACCCGAAAGATCACCTTTGATATCGGCCACGAAAATTGGAACGCCGATCCTGCTCAGGCCTTCTGCAATCGTTTGCAAGGTGACGGTCTTGCCGGTTCCCGTCGCACCCGCGATCAGGCCGTGCCGGTTAGCCATGCGCGGCAAAAGGACCAGATCCTCCCGGCCGCGTGCAATTGTGACCGCAGAAGCGTTCATACTGAGAGTGTCATTGTAAAAGCGGCCAGTTTTCAATTCCGTGTGAGTAGATCGCGCCCTTCAGCGTAAGGAAGTCTCGCTTGCGCTGGGGGTCGGCCTGAGTGTGGGTGATCAAGTGTATTACTTCGCCGCGTCCGCAACCGATCCCGTGGGAGTCAGTTTGTCCACGACTTTCGGCAGAACTTCGCTCAGCTTGGCGGCCGCTTCATCTGTAGATATACCGAGCTTGGTCGCTATGCCTTCAACTTGATCCTTGCCGAGGGCTTGGGTGACTTGCGCAGGCGAAATCGGTTTATTCTCGCCGGTACCCACCCACGATGACACAGTTTCTCCCAGCCCCTTTGACTTGAACTGCTCGACAAGATCACCCAAACCACCAGCCTTGCTCTTGATCATCCCGAGCACCGATTCCGCCACACCGCCGTGAGCGCCGAACAGATCTCCGGCTTTCTCGGATAGTTTGTCTAAGATACTCATGATACGATCCTTCCGATTAGAAATGTTTTGCTTCCTGTCTAATAACCAGACTTCAGTATAGAATGTTTCAATTCGTAAGCCGGATGAGACTGCCGTCACTTGCTTTCCCGCGCGGAGGACCTCTATGGCTCCTGTCACGCGGCTATCGCTGTTGAACTCAGCATATCAAAGCTCCGGAGCCGAGACTCACTACAGGAGCGATCGCTCATCGCTCTGCCGGCGCCAGCCATTGGTACAGCCAACCGGCCAGAATTGCTCCGAGAATCGGTGCCAGCCAGAACAGCCAGAGCTGTGCCAGTGCCCAGTCGCCGACGAACAATGCCGGGGCCGTGCTGCGGGCCGGATTCACCGAGGTGTTCGTCACCGGAATGCCAATCAGATGGATCAGAGTCAAGGCAAGACCAATCGCAATCGGAGCAAATCCCTTTGGCGCGCGGGTATCCGTCGCGCCAAGGATGACGGTCAGGAAAAAGAACGTAAGCACCACTTCGGCCACAAAGCAAGAGAGCAAGGGATAGCCGCCCGGTGAATGTTCTCCGTAACCGTTGGATGCGAACCCATTGGCGAGGCTGAAGCCGGCGGAACCGCTTGCAATGATGTATAACACTGTGGCACCCAGGATTCCACCGATCACCTGAGCGATGATATACGGCAGTAACTCGGAGGCCGGAAAACGTTTGCCTGCCCAGAGTCCGAAGGACACGGCGGGATTCAAATGACAACCGGAAATGTGGCCTATCGCAAAAGCCATCGTGAGAACTGTCAACCCAAATGCGAGGGCCACGCCCAGAAACCCAATCCCCAAGTTCGGAAATGCGGCGGCCAGTACCGCGGCTCCACAACCTCCGAATACCAGCCAGAACGTGCCCATCAATTCTGCGGCGAAACGCTTGGAAAGAGACATCTGCGGATCCTTTCGATGACGCCCAACGCGGGCGGATCTTGTTTGTCTGTCGCCGACTTCTCGTCGTCATCAACGACCGTTGCATATGCGACAAGTGGTAAGGTGGCAGTGCACGGCAAATCAGTCTCCATGCACCAGGCTGCCAACGTTCATGAAGCGCTTGCGTTCATTCAGCTCGCGCCTGATAACGCGATTCGTACACGTCGATGGCTGCCTCGCGGAAACGGACATGGTTTCTTGTGAAGGCAATCTACGTGAACGGGCCGTTAGTGTCGGATGAGGATTTCGCTGCAGATTCCGTTTCGCTTCTTTCAACGCATGCTTGACTCACGCCGCATGCCCCTACGGCGTTGGGCATAAGCCCAAGAACGGTTGTGCGTCTGCGCTGCGGACTCAAAGTGGGTGGTTAGACGTGAACTGTCTCGAGCCATGCGAGCGGCGCTAACGACGGGTTGCAGGTAATGGTGCTGATGAGCACAGGATAGACCGCGCACTAAGGCGGGTCACGGCCGTAAGTGGTAGTTGACATAGCTACCCGAGTGGTAAGCCAATGGCCGGAAAGAACCCATCTCACATACCATTTATTATTCTATGCATAGCATTCTTTTAATCACATAATCATTGAATATAACAATTATGTTTTCAGAGTCAAGTGTAAGGCGAAAACGAACTGAAAGCAGCGGAAGAGGCGGTCCGATCCGGCATTTCAAGCTCGTGGCAACTCGTTTTTCGTTAAACTGATAGGCAACGCGGATGTTATGGAAAATGGAAAGTGGGAACCATGTACCGATTGCACCGCGGGTTTGCAACGGATTGCCGATCAGTGGTTTGCCATTGTTCTTACTCGACTCGGCGCGAAGGCCGAGACAGCCTTGTGACAGCCGCAATAGCTCTTTGGAGCACAGAAACGCCCCTTGGTTCCAAACGTGAGTAGATGCATCCGGATCGCCAAGATCGAATCATATCTGCCAGTCAAACAAAAAGCCCGTAAGTTCATCACTTACAGGCTTTTCTCTGGTGCACCCAGTAGGACTCGAACCTACAACCCGCTGATTAAGAGTCAGAAGTCGAGTTATGAAAAACAATAATTTGCGGAGATAGAATGACGGTTTAGGGACAGATTCGCGGGCTGACTGTCAGTCAGCACTTACATCGCCCCACTCTTCACTAATACTACGGGGTCAACTGTGCCAAGCCGCTTAGCTTGATCGACGAGGCGGACCGAATGGTCCGCAATTTTAATGGACCGCAAAACGGCTACATAGAAAAGTATCGAGCTATTTTGCCAGAGCAGGTAAATAAATCTGTTCAAATCGCTATGCCGAGGAAAAGCGTTCACGTGTTCGTATCTTTAAAGCTACAATTATCGACCGGGTTTGCAGCCAACCTCTACACTGTTCTTTGCGGCGAGGTCGCTTGACGGTGCACCGCAGGGATCCGATCCGTCCGTGCTGAAAGGCGGATCGGCATACTGAACCTGAACAGAATGAAAAATCTATCAGAGTAGGTAGGAGTTACTCATGAAGATCATTATGTGGGCGCCGCTTCTCGCTTGTGTTTTATTGACGGCAAATTTCGCCTTTGCCAATGGCGGGGACACATGTCCCGGGCCGCTGATTAACAGCATTCCGTATTTTGACAGTACGGGCAATACGACCAACATGAACGGAGACTATGCTCATTGTGGCGCGTTCGCCGCCAGTCGCGATGTTGTCTATTCGATGAATCTGAGTTGCGATTACACGGTGACGGCGTCGCTGTGCGGCTCGTCGCTCTCGAGCGTGCTCGAAGTGCGCACGACCGGGAGTTGTCCCGGCGATTCGTTGGTTGGGTGTAACAGCAACACGGTTTGCCCGACGGGAAACTCGCGCGGCGTGGTGACGTTTCATGCCACGGCGGGAGTCAACTACTACATCCTTGTCTACGGACGGTGCAGCCCCGTGATCGGCTGCTTTTTCGGCAATTACCAGTTGTTTGTAAACGGCACACCGGACGTGCCCGCTAACGACCAGTGCCCCGGTCCGCTGATTTCGTCCGTTCCGTACAACGATCAGGGTGGCACGTGCGGGGCGAACAGCGATTACGCCAATTGTGCCTATCCCACCTCGCCGGACGTGGTGTACACGCTGAATCTGCCGGAATGCCGGATTATCACGGTGTCGCTGTGTGGCAGCAATTTTGACACCCAGCTGACCGTGAATGCCGGCGGATCGTGTCCTGGCACGAATCCTGTCGTGTGCAGCGACGACACAATCTGCAACGGGGTTGCGAGCTTTCAGAGCGTGGTGCGTTTTCTTGCGCAGCGGAATGTCAATTATTACATTCTGGTCAGCGGCTTCGGCTTGGCAACCGGGCATTACATGCTGAACGTAGACGGGCCGCTGTATGTCACGCCGAACGATTTCTGTCCCGGCGCAACTATTCCCGACGTCGCCAATTTCGGCAACTATTTCGATGCCGGGATTACCACCTGCGCGCACCATGATTTTGATTTGACGACCGGGAGTTTCTGCTATACGACGACCTCGGGAGACGTGGTGTACAACTACACGCCTCCGACCTGCCAGTCTCTGACGGCCACGCTATGCGGATCGGGCTATGACACGGAATTGAACGTGCGCGCGGGCGGCGGCTGTCCGGGCGCAGTGTCCATCGCCTGCGACGACGATTACGTCTGTTCGGCCGGTCACACGTTGCAAAGCCAGGTGACGTTTGACGGCTATGCCGGGGTGACGTATTATGTCATCATCAGCGGGTATCAGGGAGCGGAAGGCGGCTATGTCTTTTCTCTGAATTACAACGGTCCGATGGCGACACCGGCGGCGGATGTTTGCCCGGGCGTGCTGATTCCGGCGCTGCCGTACACGGACATCGCGAGCACAAGCTGCATGGTGCACAACTACCACAACTTCCAGAATAACACCAGCCGCGACGCGATCTATAGTTATGCGTCCCCTTCCTGTCAAAATGTTTCCGTATCGTTATGCGGCAGCGGGTATGATACGGGGATCAGTGTGTACCGTGACGGTAGCTGTCCGGGAACGACGCTGGTCGCGGGCAACGATGACAGTTATTGCGGCGGCAATGCAACCGTGCAAAGCAACGTGGCGTTTCAGGCCAACCCAGGGATAACGTACTTCATTATCGTGCACGGCTTTTCGACCGCTTCCGGACCCTATGTGCTGAATATGACCGGTCAGCCGTGCAACGAGCTGGCGCGTGTAGATTCGCTGGTGATCCAATCGTTCTACCCACCCGATCCGGATGTGCAGATCAGTTGGGCCTCGCAGGGGCCGGCGTATTATTATTATGTCTACCGCTCCCCCGATTGGGGCAATTTGCTGAACCCGGCTAACCGCGTGGATTCGACCACCGATCCGTATTTTTACAATAGCGGCGTGCTGAATCTGCCTGGGATATCGATGTACTATGCAGTGACAGCGGCGCCGCTGCCTTCCTTGCTTGCACAGGGCGGCAATTCCGAAGGTACGGCGCAGATTGACAAAGCCACAGCGTCGCCAACTTCCGAAGCCGTCTTTGTTCAAACCTCGCTGTTGCGCGATGCGGAGATAGCGATGGAGAAGGCTCCCGCCCCGCCTGTCTACGAGTACTTCCCCGCTTTGACCAAGTACAACAGCACTTACACCCCCAACCCAAGCAAGAGTTCGCCGCTGAGGTAGCCTTCACTCGCGGTCGATAGCCGATCAGTTGGCGGCCACTGTTCTTGCTCAACCTCCGAAGTCGGAGAGACATTCAAGCCACAGTCATGGTGCGTGCGTGTAGCAGGAAGAATCTTCTTGAATCCCAATTAGTGTATATGAGTCATATGCACCAAAACAGAATCTTTTTGGTGGATCTAACTAACAAGCCCGTAAGTCATTGACATACGGGCTTTTACTTGTGCACCCAGTAGGACTCGAACCTACAACCCGCTGATTAAGAGAAAGTGGGCGAGCGTTGTAAAATAAGAGTTTACAAACGATGAGCGACGATTTAGCGACGGTTTCGACAAAATGCCTTCAGGGTAGGCAGAAGGAGCAGTACCACCCGCCATCGAACCATAGCCAACGTAGTGACCTGTGTCAGTGGCGTTAAGAATTCCGATGCCCTCGCGGCTGGGCGCTGGGTAGAGTGGGGAAGAGATGGACCATTCCACCAACGAGACTCTCGCACCAAACTGCGGCCTACATAAGCAGCAGGCCCCCCCAGTCTGAGGAGCCTGCCTGTGTTTGCGAGCAGTATTAGCTGTCAGCGAATGAGCATCATCTTTTTAGAGTCCACGAACTTCCCAGCCTTGAGCTGATAGATGTAGACGCCCGATGCTACGCTGTTGCCCGACGTCGTCTTGCTGTCCCACATGAACCGATAGGCTCCTGCTGGTCTGACCTCGTCAATCAGCTTTGCCACTTCCTGTCCGAGGATGTTGAAGATTTTCAGTT
The sequence above is a segment of the bacterium genome. Coding sequences within it:
- the aqpZ gene encoding aquaporin Z; amino-acid sequence: MSLSKRFAAELMGTFWLVFGGCGAAVLAAAFPNLGIGFLGVALAFGLTVLTMAFAIGHISGCHLNPAVSFGLWAGKRFPASELLPYIIAQVIGGILGATVLYIIASGSAGFSLANGFASNGYGEHSPGGYPLLSCFVAEVVLTFFFLTVILGATDTRAPKGFAPIAIGLALTLIHLIGIPVTNTSVNPARSTAPALFVGDWALAQLWLFWLAPILGAILAGWLYQWLAPAER
- a CDS encoding helicase HerA-like domain-containing protein, which produces MNASAVTIARGREDLVLLPRMANRHGLIAGATGTGKTVTLQTIAEGLSRIGVPIFVADIKGDLSGIAADGVDTPKVAQRLQRLGMAHFDFAACPATLWDVYGEQGHPVRTTVSEMGPLLLGRLLNLNETQGGVLSIVFEVADTNGWLLLDLKDLRALLQYTSEHSKELQTQYGNVSAASVGAIQRSLLTLEQQGGDHFFGEPALDLSDLMQTGANGAGVVNVLAADKLILSPKMYATTLLWLLSELHEQLPEVGDLEKPKLAFFFDEAHLLFDDAPDVLLDKIEQVVRLIRSKGVGVFFITQNPLDVPDKVLGQLGNRVQHALRAFTPVDQKAVKAAAQTFRANPKLDTEKVITELEIGEALISTLDEKGAPTMVERGYVIPPHSRIGALTPPERQQLISSSLLAGHYEKTVDRESAYEVLKARAEQAAQSAAATTAQAKSRPSARRSDTLLESLVKSTARAAATQIGGQLVRGLLGGLLGGRRSRR
- a CDS encoding YidB family protein; this translates as MSILDKLSEKAGDLFGAHGGVAESVLGMIKSKAGGLGDLVEQFKSKGLGETVSSWVGTGENKPISPAQVTQALGKDQVEGIATKLGISTDEAAAKLSEVLPKVVDKLTPTGSVADAAK